The window TTCATGCGCACCGTACCACAAGTGTCCCGCACGAGTCCAAGGCTCAAGCACCACGACGCTTCCACCTCTCGGCCATGCAAAGAATCAAGAGCAGCGCAGGGAACCGCCAACTCCATCGTCCTCTATCGTCTTATTATAGTCCGCAAAGAGAAGAGAATAGAAGAAACGAAACCGTCCGAGAACGAGCGGAACGAGAGGAAAATCAGAAGCGGGGTGTTGCTGACTCTTGTTTGGGATCGTGGGTAGCTGAGGACGTGAACAGGGATAAGCGAAGCCTTAGCTGACACCAATGCCGCCGCCGGTTCGGAGCTACGTGCTGCGGAGGGAGGACGAGGCCACGCACCCGGACTCCATCCGGGCCGCCTTGGCAGAGTTCTTCTCCACCTTCATCTTCGTCTTTGCGGCTGAAGGCTCCATCTTCGCTCTCGGTATATCGTCATCCTTGTAGTTTCGACACAAGTACAGTTGATTTTCCTTCCTATTTGTGAGTCTAGTAAGTAGATTATACGATGTGATTCATGTGCCACTTGCTATGTATGGATATGATCAGCATGAGATGACGGAATTTGACCGGCTCATTTTCGCAGTTTGTCTAGTCCATGAGGTTATTATATGCACACAACTTGATCTGCACAGTTCATTGATGTGAGAAATCTCTCGAATGGTTAGGATTTTTACCAATAATACGCCGATCGAATAAATTCCGAACTGTGCTGGTATACTTGATCGTGGTAATTTTAGTTTTAAGGAGGATCCAAGTGTTCATGTTGTTCACTAGGAACATTAACCAGTGAATCCAAGATTTGATCTGTGGCTCTTTCACCCTGGGAATGTATGTCTGaggattgtaatttttttctcctttccaatttttcttcttttcagatAAGATGTACACAGACACTGGCACGACAGTTACTAGTTTGATAATGATTGCGCTCGCGTCCGCTCTATCGCTCTCCGCCGCTGTTGCATCCAGCATCCATGTCTCCGGCGGCCACCTCAACCCAGCCATCACCTTTGGGGCGCTGGTAGGAGGCCGAATCTCACTGATCAGGGCCATATATTATTGGATCGCTCAGCTCCTTGGCGCTATAGTCGCCACGCTCCTGTTGAGGCTGATCACTGCAGGAATGGTACAATATTTTATGTGCTCTCCATAGGAATAACTTTCACTGACAGATGTCGATTATGTTGTTTAAGTTAGTGATGTTGATGATGTTTGTTGCTAACTCTCCTAGAGGTACTAAACACTCACATAACTTTCTTTTGTGCACTGATTTCACAATTAATTCGAAGTGTGACACTGCTTTCGCAGAGACCGCTCGGGCTCATCTTGGCCTCTGGAGAAGGCGAATTGAGGGGGCTCCTCTTGGAGGCGGTGATGACATTCGCATTGGTCTACACGTTCTACGCGACCGCGATCGACCCGAAACGAGGGAGCCTAGGGATCATCGGGCCCCTCGCGATCGGATTCATCCTAGGGGCGAACATCCTGGTGGGCGGGCCATTCGACGGGGCATCCATGAACCCGGCCAGGGCCTTCGGGCCAGCACTTGTGGAGTGGAGGTGGAGGCACCACTGGATCTACTGGCTGGGCCCGTTTATTGGGGCCGCGCTGGCCGGGCTGATCTACGAGTTCATGGTGATACCGACCGAGGCGCCGCATCATCCGCTCCACCAGCCGTTGGCTCCCGAGGATTACTAGGGTCTCAGGGGTGGTTTTCTGCACATGGATCTTGGTCTCTGTTTATGATTTTGGGTTCTCTTTTGCATATGAAATGTAAGCAAGGACTTTGTCGTGTTCTTTCTGTGAAGTTGGGTGTGACCTTGTGCTTTGGGGTTTTTGCTGGGTGTGCTGGTTTTGAGTTCTTGCTCTTCAATTGACAGAATCCGTGAGGAAAGCCCAATGCAACAGAATGCTTAAGAGATTGTGAATAAGTGAAAAATGCAACTGCAATCACTATTCGTGTGTGTAGCAAAATACCATTTCCATGGGAGCTAAGCAATGAGCAAatgccattttaaaaaaataaaatgcaagaaCATCATCCAATTCACCAGCAATCAGCAATGATTTCACACAGCATTACGCTTCCACATACAACATGGAAATGGTATATTTGCGGTATATCAATGTACATTATGTACATCATagataatgataaatttacttaaaattgataaatttacttaaaattaattttttatcatgaaaattttcaaattggtaATTATTTTTCGACTACTAaatattccaaattgatatatatgcgacaaatttaccctaaaaaaaaatccacaaatcaataaatttgggacaaatattgaatcaaactagtacacccatcaattgtcatgtgtcatctaattcaataataatttgatagtaaaattcaATAGAAATGACCAGAGGCTATAATTTGTCACAACTTTATtagtttgatatttttcatggtATGAACCTTAACATTGTAATAAAGCACAAACCTcatttttgttggagaaatttgattgttgaagaagatgaagtagtAGTAGATCCTTGATACTTTGATACGTGATCATGATCACTATCCTTAAGGAATTATTTGTCTCCACTATTGTTGCTGCCAAGTTTAGAACAAATATATCTccaataaaagagaagaagagagaattctCCTTGAATCTGTCTTGGAATTTCTTGACACTCTGAGGATTTTTCCTTGAATGTATTAAGATTGTGCgtatgaaaagagaagaagagcaaatTCTAGAGAAGAAGCATTTGTGAAGAGCTGTGGTTATCATAAATAATATGTAAATTGGTGTCTATTCAAAGAAAATCCATCAACACACCTCTTGAAAATAGGTATCTTATCCCCAACCATCACTACTCTTCATGTCAAGagttattttatttcataactACCAATAACCTCCTTCTTCGTCACTTCTTTCCATAAGCAAGAGTAAAGTCTTTTTCTATCAAGAGTCACATATTTTCTTAActaaaatatatatcttttatgatagcaaactatttaaaaaaaaaaattatagtatgAATTACCTGactaattaaatttcatgactgATGTATAATCTCAACCATGATAATTGGTAACCATACAAATCGACAGGCGCTGCTTTAATTAGCTCCACGTCTTTCAAAGTGAAGACGGCCCTCGCTTGCTTGACTCGAAGGTCTACTCATCTTGGAGATCCTTATCTCATTGGAGGAGATGAATCTATTCAAAAAGACCAAAGACCACGAGGCGTTCTTGTTCGCTTCTAGATTCGACTTTGTATGGCGTTTCACCGTCATAAATGGAGTAAGCTGGAAAATCTTGGATCTGTTAAATTGAACTGAATTGGAAGTAGCAACTGGAGTTAGAAAATTCCATCTGCACTGAGTATAGCGGAGAGAAATCGgtgtaaattttctttcttatttcactTACGTAAAGATCTTCACTCCCTAGGAGTACGACCCCCAGGTGCAGTCCTTAGGATTTTGCATGTGtaatttgcttatttttatcTGCTTATTAACTGCACAGGACGAACCAGAAGATCAAGAAGAGCGAGCTTAGCTACGGTCAACTCATCGACGCCCAAATATAATCCGAGTCATGACGGATCGATAAAAGTTCATTACTATTACAAATCGGCAATCTAGGTAGGTAGCCGTCGTCGATGGAACAGAATCGGTGAAGGCAAAAATCGACATGCAAGGAAAAGAGACTAGCCGATCGCTAGATCGATGGAAAAGCATGCAGAAGTGAAGCCGAATTGCAACCGTTTAAGGATATTAACGTGCGATTTTAAGGAGATCAAGTGGAAACCTAGAATATCCGGATggtttgaatttggaatttgaatTCGACGGTTGTTTTTACCATAAGGCTATCAAAGGTCAAGGAAACCGATTCTAGAGGATCCGCAATCAATCACACTTACCGGTTTCTCTACAATTTActttatcaattcttcattcttattcttttctctttcattatCCTTAGTTCGTCGTATGGCCATATCCATTGTTTCCTGTCCTAATCGTTTCATAGAATCCTAttcatttctagaaaatgaagACTTGACTTTTGGTGAAAGGTCTATTGTGGACTAATACTTTCGGCGAAACATGACTTTAAGGATAATAATAAATGCGGAGACGAAAAGGTCCGAGGATGGTGTTCTTTCTCTTCATAGAACATGCTTGGATGAAGACGTGGGTCGTGATTTGCGATGCTAGAGAAGCTCAAATCAACTGGACTTTGTACGTAGGACCAACGTAGAGGATTGACCAAAAAGGGGTTGAGATTCTTGTTATATACCTTGTATTCTACGGTCTGGGTGTAGATCGTCGAGAAGGCAGCGTCTAGTGCTCTCTTCATTTACGGTGCACGCTTTTTGTTTGGTTAATGatctattttgaaatttgatagttgaactcaatttttttagccgacatgataaaatttagcCAACCATAATCCAAAgcagaaaaatacaagattgatttaATTCCATGAGGTGACTTTAGTGGGTCACAAGGAGATGCTGATGTGCGAAAATCAAACGCACACGACAAAGATTCACCTCGCTACTCCACCAATGTAGATAACCCTATATTTGACTTTCGTTCCCATCTTACTTGATTTATGAGGTAATCGAACATCTCATGGGTTTGTGACTGATCGCTTAAGGGGCAAACGACCGATTTATAAAGTAGCAACATATTTTGTGTGTAAtgtgatttaatttttcaaGGCACTTCCCAATAACGCTCATGGCAAATTCTAACCGAAAGCCACTGCGTGGAACATCAAAATTTGACAACAAGGAGAGAAACATGAATGGTTTCACGCAGTAATGACCGGATTACAGACTGAAGAGATCTATAAAAGCACGTGCTTTTCTCTTTCCAGAGAGGAAGTTGCAGCTTGCGTTTTAACAAGACCTTTTGGCTCGGAAACGATATCGGGAGTTCGATTTCTACCTCAAGAAACTCGGAATTGAGAAGGTGGCCATGGCCATGGATTGTTGTGCTTGCTCCCCTCTCCATGTGACTGATTAATTGTAGTCGCGCCACTAGCCATAAGGAAAAAAACTCGGATTCTCTTTCCATCATTTGgacaaattaaagcttagacaCACTCGCAAATCTCCAAATAGCATCTCCAAGGTGACCGGCCAGAGCATGTTGTTTGCATCTCGAcattaatttcaacaaagaGTCGAGACAGTAATTGTGCACTACGTCTAATACAGCATATGCtcctaaaattattattattattatttatatccCACCGTCTGTGGAAGAAACTATTTTATAAGTGAGTTATTGATTACGATTGTCTGCACATTGAATCCGAGTGGGAGTTGCAGCATCACACACGGACTTAAATGCTAAAACATATCGTAACCCCTCCAATCGCTCCATCCTAAGTCCGATCTCCACAGTCGAATTCACCTAGGGAAGATGAGGAACAGAGTTTGAGGTAACCAAGTTGATATTAGTCTTATTTTCCCCACTATTTTCTAAGTGGAGTCTCCTCTCTGACATG of the Eucalyptus grandis isolate ANBG69807.140 chromosome 10, ASM1654582v1, whole genome shotgun sequence genome contains:
- the LOC104456445 gene encoding probable aquaporin TIP3-2; translation: MPPPVRSYVLRREDEATHPDSIRAALAEFFSTFIFVFAAEGSIFALDKMYTDTGTTVTSLIMIALASALSLSAAVASSIHVSGGHLNPAITFGALVGGRISLIRAIYYWIAQLLGAIVATLLLRLITAGMRPLGLILASGEGELRGLLLEAVMTFALVYTFYATAIDPKRGSLGIIGPLAIGFILGANILVGGPFDGASMNPARAFGPALVEWRWRHHWIYWLGPFIGAALAGLIYEFMVIPTEAPHHPLHQPLAPEDY